CTGCCAATTATTAAACGCAAAGACAAGACAAGATGACGGTTGTAAAAACTACAATAGGCAGAAGGTCGTTTCTGAAAGCTGCTTTACTTGCAGGTGGAGGAATGGTGCTGCATTTTAGCTGGTTAGCAGGTTGCACTCCTCCGGAGAAGAAAGGTATCGAACTTCCCAGGGAATGGTTCGAATTGAATAGCTATATCAAGATTGGTGAAAATGGCGTAGTCACGCTATTTAACCCTAATCCGGAGTTTGGCCAGAACATAAAGACTTCTATGCCAATGATACTGGCTGAAGAATTAGATGTTGATTGGGAGAAGGTGATTGTAGAGCAGGCAGACTTCTATCCTGAACGATATCAAAGGCAGTTTACGGGCGGCAGTCAGTCTATCAGGCAGGGATGGGCGCCATTGCGTACAGCAGGAGCTACCGCCAGGCAGATGCTGATATTAGCTGCTGCTCAGCTTTGGAAAGTGCCGGCCAGTGAAATTACCACCGAACCTGGGGTTCTTCTTCATAAAGCTTCCGGGAAAAAAGCCAGCTATGGCGAATTCGCCACCGCGGCGGCAAAAACACTGGTACCCAAAGAAGTTAAATTAAAAAACATTTCCGATTTTAAGATCATCGGTTCGTCTAAAAAAAATGTCGAGTTGCGGAATATCCTGACAGGGAAACCGCTGTTTACGCTTGACTATAAAGCAGAGGGAATGCTCATCGCTATGATCGTTCATCCACCAGCATTTGGTATGCAGCTAAAATCTATTGATGACAGTGTTGCTAAAAAAATGCCTGGAATTAATTCCATATTTACCATTGATTCGCTTACTAAAGATATTGTGCAGAACTTCTTTGACACAACAAGTTTTACGAAATTTGCTGTAGTTGCAGGTAATAGTACCTGGGAAGTTTTGCAGGCAAAGAAAGCATTAAAAGTTGAATGGGAGCAGGAGCCAGAGCGTATCTTTAAGACGGCTTCATCTTGGACACCTGGAGCAAAACCTATAGACGCTAAGTATCCTGCCGGATTGGAGAGTACCGAAACGCATCGGGCCATGATGGAGGAAGCTGGTAAGAAACCGGGAAACATCCTGCGCAGGGACGGTGATCCGGAAAGTGCTTTCAAATCTGCTGTTAAAATCCTTGAACGAACCTATACTGCACCTTTCCTGGCACATAATACCATGGAACCTGTAAACTGCTTTGCGCATGTAACGGCAGAGAAGGCGGAGCTATACGGACCAATTCAAGCTCCGGAGTTTATCATAGGAACACTCTCTCAAAGGCTTGGATTGCCAAAGGAAAAGATAAAAATCAGACTAGCCCGTATGGGAGGTGGATTTGGACGTAGGGCATATGGACATCACTTAATAGAAGCCGCAGTAATTTCCCAGCATCTACAGGCTCCCGTTAAGTTGGTATATACCCGTGAAGACGAAATGACAGCTGGAATATACCGTCCAACTTATAGTGCAACCTATCGTGCAGCAATAGACGCAAATAACAATTTGACTGCCTTTCATGTCAAAGCTGGTGGTATTCCCGAATCACCTATCTATCCTGATCGTTTTCCCGCGGGGGCAATTGACAATTACCTTGCCGAAGGGTGGAAGATAGATTCCAATATCACCATCGGTGCTTTCCGCGCTCCAAGATCTAATTTTATGGCCAGTGCCGAACAGTCATTCCTTGACGAGCTGGCTGCTGAATTAGGCAAAGATCCGATAGCGTTCCGGCTGGAACTGTTGAAACGGGCTCAAGCAAATCCCGTTGGGGAAAAGAACGACTACGACGCAGCGCGCTATGCCGGCGTATTGGAGCTGGTTCGGGAAAAATCAAAGTGGAATGAAACGCCTCAGGGAGTGCAGCGCGGGGTATCTGCTTATTTTTGCCATAATTCTTATGTTGCTGAGGTAGTTGATGTAGTATTGAAAGATAATACGCCGAGAGTAGAAAAAGTTGTTGCCGCTATTGACTGCGGAATCGTGATTAATAAAGATGCTGCAATCAATATGGCGGAAGGTGCCATTATAGATGGTATTGGTAACGCGCTCTATGGAGAACTTCCTTTCAAGGATGGGGTACCCGAAAAGAATAACTTTACCACTTACCGTTTGATCAGGGCCAATGAAGCACCAAAAGCAATTGAAGTTCATTTTGTAAAAAATGAACACGACCCAACCGGCCTGGGTGAACCTCCTTTTCCTCCTGTGTTCGCGGCCATTGCCAATGCGCTGTATAAAGCGACAGGAAAGCGTTTCTACAACCAGCCATTTATTAATGAATTAAAGTCATCATCATAATATTGCTGAAACGAAGGACCACAGATCGTATTGTTTAGTGCATGACGGATTAAATGAATTTACAGTAACCGAAGTTTATAAAAAAGCAGGGAACGATTGGAAATTGTTAGCATTAACATTTAGCAGTGTGCGCGATACTCATCGTATTGAACATTAGGAGGAGTACCTTTTAATTATTGTGTCAATGGCTTAAAAGCTACTCACTATTTCACTCTGGCCACTAAAAGAACGTTACTCAACAAAAGTATAAAATAGTTAATTTTTTACTAAATGATATGAGCTGATATGAATTGCATCAGAGAAAGCCAGGTAGGGAGGAGCACCCGAAAAGCCGGGTGCTAGTTTTGCTTTATTGCTGTACCCCAGGTATAAATTCGTTTTATTCCGGTATTTTTTTTCAGGTTGACCACCGTCATCTCTGTTATTTTAGTTTCGTTTAAATTTACGGCCTCCAGGTGCTTGAGAGATACAAGATTATTGTAGACATCGTCCGTAACCGGGTTCTTTTCTATCCGTAATTTTTCAAGATTAACAA
The Chitinophaga sp. MM2321 DNA segment above includes these coding regions:
- a CDS encoding molybdopterin cofactor-binding domain-containing protein, which codes for MTVVKTTIGRRSFLKAALLAGGGMVLHFSWLAGCTPPEKKGIELPREWFELNSYIKIGENGVVTLFNPNPEFGQNIKTSMPMILAEELDVDWEKVIVEQADFYPERYQRQFTGGSQSIRQGWAPLRTAGATARQMLILAAAQLWKVPASEITTEPGVLLHKASGKKASYGEFATAAAKTLVPKEVKLKNISDFKIIGSSKKNVELRNILTGKPLFTLDYKAEGMLIAMIVHPPAFGMQLKSIDDSVAKKMPGINSIFTIDSLTKDIVQNFFDTTSFTKFAVVAGNSTWEVLQAKKALKVEWEQEPERIFKTASSWTPGAKPIDAKYPAGLESTETHRAMMEEAGKKPGNILRRDGDPESAFKSAVKILERTYTAPFLAHNTMEPVNCFAHVTAEKAELYGPIQAPEFIIGTLSQRLGLPKEKIKIRLARMGGGFGRRAYGHHLIEAAVISQHLQAPVKLVYTREDEMTAGIYRPTYSATYRAAIDANNNLTAFHVKAGGIPESPIYPDRFPAGAIDNYLAEGWKIDSNITIGAFRAPRSNFMASAEQSFLDELAAELGKDPIAFRLELLKRAQANPVGEKNDYDAARYAGVLELVREKSKWNETPQGVQRGVSAYFCHNSYVAEVVDVVLKDNTPRVEKVVAAIDCGIVINKDAAINMAEGAIIDGIGNALYGELPFKDGVPEKNNFTTYRLIRANEAPKAIEVHFVKNEHDPTGLGEPPFPPVFAAIANALYKATGKRFYNQPFINELKSSS